The Euphorbia lathyris chromosome 3, ddEupLath1.1, whole genome shotgun sequence genome contains a region encoding:
- the LOC136224624 gene encoding F-box/LRR-repeat protein At1g67190-like codes for MEHLPVEVIGNILSRLGGARDVVIASATCRKWREACCRHLQTLSFNSSDWPVYHDLTTTRLQVLITQTIFQTTGLQGLSILMDDVDEFSASTVIAWLMYTRETLRRLFYNVRTTPYVNILEICGRQKLEVLELSHNSITGVEPNFQRFPCLTSLSLSYISISALDLSLLLSACPKIEVLKLINPEIAMSDAQVTIELTSPTLKAVYVEAISLDKFILEADSIECLHLKDCALELFELIGKGTLKHFKIDDVSVIHLDIGETVDNLEIVDVSNFTIIWPKFYQLISKSSKLRRLRLWDVVFDDEDGIVDLETIAVCFPHLSHLSLSYDLRDGVLQYGLQGSSTLFDVVVLELGWTVINDLFSHWVEGLLKRCPNLRKLVIHGIVSEAKSQEDCQMLANFTSSMVQLMRKFMKVDVQFEYE; via the coding sequence ATGGAGCACCTTCCTGTTGAAGTCATTGGTAACATATTATCTCGGCTAGGAGGTGCCCGGGATGTGGTGATAGCATCTGCAACGTGTCGAAAATGGAGGGAAGCTTGCTGCAGACACCTTCAAACGCTATCGTTCAATTCGAGTGATTGGCCAGTCTATCATGATCTGACTACTACCCGTCTGCAAGTATTGATTACTCAAACCATATTTCAAACCACGGGGTTGCAAGGCCTATCGATTTTGATGGATGATGTCGATGAGTTCTCCGCTTCAACAGTCATTGCTTGGCTCATGTATACCAGAGAAACCTTGCGTAGGCTGTTCTACAACGTGCGGACTACTCCCTACGTTAACATTCTCGAAATCTGTGGGAGGCAGAAGCTAGAAGTGTTGGAATTGTCTCATAACTCTATCACAGGGGTTGAACCGAATTTTCAGAGATTCCCGTGTTTGACATCCCTTTCGTTGAGTTACATCAGTATCTCCGCGCTGGATCTCAGTCTCTTACTCTCTGCTTGCCCGAAGATCGAGGTACTGAAACTCATCAATCCGGAGATTGCAATGTCTGATGCGCAGGTAACTATTGAACTCACGAGTCCTACTTTGAAGGCTGTTTACGTCGAAGCTATTAGTCTGGACAAGTTCATATTAGAGGCGGATAGTATCGAGTGTCTGCACTTGAAGGATTGTGCACTCGAACTATTCGAACTCATCGGAAAAGGAACGCTAAAGCATTTCAAAATCGACGATGTTAGTGTCATACATCTTGATATCGGCGAAACAGTCGACAATCTCGAGATTGTAGATGTCAGCAACTTCACAATCATCTGGCCAAAGTTCTACCAATTGATCTCAAAATCGTCGAAGTTGAGAAGGCTTCGTCTTTGGGACGTGGTATTCGATGATGAGGATGGGATTGTCGACTTAGAAACGATTGCTGTTTGTTTCCCGCATCTCAGCCATCTGTCTTTAAGTTATGACTTGCGAGATGGGGTGCTCCAGTATGGTTTGCAGGGATCTTCGACGTTGTTCGATGTGGTTGTGTTGGAACTTGGGTGGACTGTAATCAATGATCTTTTCTCACATTGGGTAGAGGGTCTGCTAAAACGGTGCCCGAATCTTCGGAAATTGGTAATTCACGGGATTGTTTCGGAGGCGAAGAGCCAAGAAGATTGTCAGATGTTGGCTAATTTTACGTCGTCGATGGTTCAGCTGATGAGGAAGTTTATGAAAGTAGATGTGCAGTTTGAGTATGAATAG